In Hamadaea flava, a genomic segment contains:
- a CDS encoding YchJ family protein — protein sequence MKSCPCGLGPAYADCCGRWQHADAPTAELLMRSRYTAFVRGDTAYLLRTWHASSRPRRLDLTGGPRYTRLEILGQTGGSLFETTATVHFKAHYAGGVLEENSEFRREGGQWFYLSELPLR from the coding sequence ATGAAATCTTGCCCGTGCGGCCTCGGCCCGGCCTACGCCGACTGCTGCGGGCGCTGGCAGCACGCCGACGCGCCGACCGCTGAGCTGCTGATGCGGTCCCGGTACACCGCCTTCGTCCGCGGCGACACCGCGTATCTGCTGCGTACCTGGCATGCGAGCAGCCGGCCGCGACGATTGGACCTGACCGGCGGCCCGCGCTACACCCGGCTGGAGATCCTCGGGCAGACCGGCGGATCGCTGTTCGAGACCACCGCGACCGTGCATTTCAAGGCGCACTACGCCGGTGGGGTTCTGGAGGAGAACAGCGAGTTCCGGCGAGAAGGCGGACAATGGTTCTATCTTTCTGAGCTTCCTTTGAGGTAG
- a CDS encoding methylated-DNA--[protein]-cysteine S-methyltransferase produces MMKTQSTMDSPLGPLTITTEDGALIRIGFGYHGEAATAGAPAIGTPDDVVRQLTAYFAGDRTTFDLPFAPAGTEFQQRVWAALDEIAYGQTISYGELTERVGVPRDRVRAVAAAVGANPLLVVRPCHRVIGADGSLTGYAGGLDRKRELLTLEGALQPALL; encoded by the coding sequence ATGATGAAGACGCAGAGCACGATGGACAGCCCGCTCGGACCGCTGACCATCACCACCGAGGACGGCGCGCTGATCCGGATCGGCTTCGGTTACCACGGCGAGGCGGCGACTGCGGGCGCCCCCGCCATCGGCACACCGGACGACGTGGTACGGCAGCTCACGGCGTACTTCGCGGGCGACCGGACGACGTTCGACCTGCCGTTCGCCCCGGCCGGAACGGAGTTCCAGCAACGGGTGTGGGCCGCGCTCGACGAGATCGCGTACGGGCAGACGATCAGCTACGGGGAGCTGACCGAGCGGGTCGGCGTACCCCGGGACCGCGTCCGCGCGGTCGCCGCCGCCGTCGGGGCGAATCCGCTGCTGGTCGTACGCCCCTGCCACCGCGTCATCGGCGCGGACGGCTCGCTCACCGGGTACGCCGGCGGCCTGGACCGCAAGCGGGAGTTGCTGACGCTGGAGGGGGCGCTGCAGCCGGCCCTGCTGTAA
- a CDS encoding nucleotidyltransferase domain-containing protein: MDERLTPAPLVPSFGDRVRDLAGVVGLYVGGSLAFGDYRPGVSDLDVIAVVDRDLDRTRRRQVTELHEAIDDEKLHCAYLVRDKAADLDRKHHYWAYGELYRRAVSGVARAELLRGGITVYGPPPAEVIPPVDDAALRAAARAELTGYWSRAVTKPKLWREDLYVDLGLITLARVEATVTENRLITKREAIERLAAFGVPDDLREQIARRRAGEPVTLTEDERAARAELARGLMTAGIAGLTG; encoded by the coding sequence ATGGACGAACGGCTCACCCCGGCCCCACTCGTGCCGAGCTTCGGCGACCGCGTACGCGACCTCGCCGGAGTCGTCGGCCTCTACGTCGGCGGATCGCTGGCGTTCGGGGACTACCGCCCCGGCGTCAGCGACCTCGACGTGATCGCCGTCGTCGACCGGGATCTCGACCGGACTCGCCGCCGTCAGGTGACCGAGCTGCACGAGGCGATCGACGACGAGAAGCTCCACTGTGCGTACCTGGTCCGGGACAAGGCCGCCGACCTGGACCGGAAGCACCACTACTGGGCGTACGGGGAGCTGTATCGGCGGGCGGTCAGCGGGGTCGCCCGGGCCGAGTTGCTTCGCGGCGGGATCACCGTCTACGGTCCCCCGCCGGCCGAGGTGATCCCGCCGGTCGACGACGCCGCGCTCCGGGCGGCCGCCCGCGCCGAACTCACCGGCTACTGGAGCCGGGCGGTCACCAAACCGAAACTGTGGCGGGAAGACCTCTACGTCGACCTCGGGCTGATCACCCTCGCCCGGGTCGAGGCCACCGTCACGGAGAACCGGCTGATCACCAAGCGCGAGGCGATCGAGCGGCTCGCTGCTTTCGGCGTACCAGATGATCTGCGCGAACAGATCGCGCGGCGGCGCGCAGGCGAACCGGTGACCCTGACCGAGGACGAGCGTGCTGCACGCGCGGAACTCGCGCGTGGCCTGATGACCGCCGGTATAGCCGGATTGACCGGCTAG
- a CDS encoding phosphotransferase encodes MTSPLAVGGNRARWEDLPQSVRAVIEQAAGARVIGAVSQPGGFSPAMASVLTLADGHTVFAKAVTEERSEYAAAAIRREADILAGLPPQVPSPALIWGGDHIDEAGDWAIMVTEAVDGWTPAQPWQPDELRRFLDAATVLADSLTPAPFHAPALAEDADFAENWANLTHPRQAELAELEFGWAAATEGDALLHGDLRADNFLLTTTGFVVVDWPAACLGARWLDLIVSLPSVAMHGGGDPEALWSAHPLSREPDPEAVDAVLAGLAGYFLARAVLPPVPLLPTLRDFQRAQGEVALRWLSGRRGWS; translated from the coding sequence ATGACGTCACCGCTGGCCGTGGGCGGCAATCGCGCCCGCTGGGAGGACCTGCCGCAGAGCGTTCGCGCCGTGATCGAGCAGGCGGCGGGCGCGCGGGTGATCGGGGCGGTCAGCCAGCCGGGCGGATTCTCCCCGGCGATGGCGTCGGTGCTGACGCTGGCGGACGGACACACGGTGTTCGCCAAGGCGGTGACCGAGGAACGCAGCGAGTACGCCGCCGCAGCTATCCGCCGCGAGGCCGACATCCTCGCCGGACTGCCGCCGCAGGTGCCCTCGCCCGCGCTGATCTGGGGCGGCGACCACATCGACGAGGCCGGCGACTGGGCGATCATGGTCACCGAGGCCGTCGACGGCTGGACGCCGGCGCAGCCGTGGCAGCCGGACGAGCTGCGCCGATTCCTCGACGCGGCGACCGTGCTCGCGGACTCGCTCACCCCGGCGCCGTTCCACGCCCCCGCCCTCGCCGAGGACGCCGACTTCGCCGAGAACTGGGCGAACCTGACCCATCCCCGGCAGGCCGAACTGGCCGAGCTGGAGTTCGGCTGGGCCGCGGCGACCGAAGGCGACGCGTTGCTGCACGGCGACCTGCGTGCCGACAACTTCCTGCTCACGACCACCGGGTTCGTGGTGGTCGACTGGCCCGCCGCGTGCCTGGGCGCACGCTGGCTCGACCTGATCGTGAGCCTGCCCAGCGTCGCCATGCACGGTGGCGGCGACCCTGAGGCGCTGTGGTCGGCGCATCCGCTGAGCCGCGAACCCGATCCGGAGGCAGTCGACGCGGTCCTCGCCGGGCTCGCGGGGTACTTCCTGGCCCGCGCGGTGTTGCCGCCGGTACCGCTGCTACCGACCCTGCGCGACTTCCAGCGCGCCCAAGGAGAGGTCGCTCTGCGCTGGTTGAGCGGCCGCCGAGGCTGGTCGTGA
- the ku gene encoding non-homologous end joining protein Ku, producing the protein MARAIWTGVISFGLVSVPVELFSATKEHEVSFHQFQRGTNDRIRYLRVNERTGEEVPYGDIVKGADVGEGEYVLIEKKELDEIAPGRSKILDIHQFVDLDEIDPIFFQKTYYLGPGSDETIKTYALLRDAMAETNRAAIATLVMRSKEYLAAIRVDKDLLVLETMYFADEVRAPAEVIERLPGKVRSTSQELRMAGQLIDSMTGEWQAGDFRDTYTDRVKDLVEAKRSGAEVVSEAKAPEATNVIDLMDALRRSVEKARKDRSGSAEPDASTEVPLADMSKAELLDIARDLDISGRSSMNRQELENAIVQQRKAA; encoded by the coding sequence GTGGCGCGTGCCATCTGGACCGGTGTCATCAGCTTTGGCCTGGTCTCCGTCCCGGTCGAGTTGTTCTCGGCGACCAAGGAGCACGAGGTCTCGTTCCACCAGTTCCAGCGGGGCACCAACGACCGGATCCGCTACCTGCGGGTCAACGAGCGGACCGGCGAGGAGGTGCCATACGGCGACATCGTCAAGGGCGCGGACGTCGGCGAGGGCGAGTACGTCCTGATCGAGAAGAAGGAGCTGGACGAGATCGCGCCCGGCCGGTCGAAGATCCTGGACATCCACCAGTTCGTCGACCTCGACGAGATCGACCCGATCTTCTTCCAGAAGACCTACTACCTCGGGCCGGGCAGCGACGAGACGATCAAGACGTACGCCCTGCTCAGGGATGCGATGGCCGAGACGAATCGGGCGGCGATCGCCACCCTCGTCATGCGCAGCAAGGAGTACCTGGCCGCGATCCGGGTCGACAAGGATCTGCTGGTCCTGGAGACGATGTACTTCGCCGACGAGGTCCGCGCCCCGGCCGAGGTGATCGAACGGCTACCCGGCAAGGTCCGCAGCACGTCGCAGGAGCTACGGATGGCCGGTCAGCTCATCGACTCGATGACCGGCGAGTGGCAGGCCGGCGACTTCCGCGACACGTACACCGATCGGGTGAAAGACCTCGTCGAGGCCAAGCGATCCGGGGCCGAGGTGGTCTCCGAGGCCAAGGCGCCGGAGGCGACCAACGTCATCGACCTCATGGACGCGTTGCGCCGCAGCGTCGAGAAGGCGCGCAAGGACCGCTCCGGCTCAGCCGAGCCCGACGCGTCGACGGAGGTGCCGCTGGCGGACATGAGCAAGGCGGAGCTGCTCGACATCGCCCGTGACCTGGACATCTCCGGTCGCTCGTCGATGAACCGGCAGGAGCTGGAGAACGCGATCGTCCAGCAGCGCAAGGCCGCCTAG